A single genomic interval of Dromiciops gliroides isolate mDroGli1 chromosome 1, mDroGli1.pri, whole genome shotgun sequence harbors:
- the PHAX gene encoding phosphorylated adapter RNA export protein isoform X1, whose translation MALEVRGMEDGELSDSDSDMTDTVTNSDKPLQALQLKVPDGNISFRPFQSGIADSPVTHYRTIKGVESSEESFSDSDDDSCLWKRKRQKCFNPLPKPEPFQFGQNNQKPHILGGKKINNIWGAVLQEQSQDAVANELGILGMEGTIDKSRQSETYNYLLAKKLMRESQQQTGKLDKELDEYMHDVKKASPNEEENGQGHLKRKRPIKDRIGNRLEMNYKGRYEITEEDSEEKVADEISFRLQEPKKDLIARVVRIIGKKKAIELLMETAEVEQNGGLLIMNGSRRRTPGGVYLNLLKNTPSITEGQIKEIFHVENQKESENKKAAKKRRIQVLGKKMKQAIKGLNLQEYDDASRETFASDTNEALASLEDSQEGQGERKLDSYETFEIDHSLDLDVF comes from the exons ATGGCGCTCGAGGTTCGGGGGATGGAAGACGGTGAGCTCTCCGACTCGGATTCTGACATGACGGACACGGTAACGAATAGCGACAAGCCCTTGCAGGCCCTGCAGCTG AAAGTACCAGATGGCAATATTTCATTCAGGCCTTTCCAGAGTGGCATTGCAGACTCTCCGGTAACGCATTATCGAACTATTAAGGGTGTAGAATCAAGTGAGGAAAGCTTTTCTGATTCAGATGATGACAGCTGTCTTTGGAAACGAAAGAGACAGAAATGTTTTAATCCTCTTCCTAAACCAGAGCCTTTTCAGTTTGGACAGAACAATCAGAAACCGCATATTCTGGGAGGGAAGAAGATCAACAACATATGGGGTGCAGTGCTACAGGAACAGAGTCAAGATGCAGTGGCTAATGAACTTGGTATACTTGGAATGGAGGGGACCATTGACAAAAGCAGACAGTCAGAGACTTATAATTATTTGCTGGCTAAGAAGTTAATGAGGGAATCACAACAGCAAACTGGAAAATTAGACAAAGAGTTAGATGAATATATGCATGATGTTAAAAAAGCCAGtccaaatgaagaagaaaatggacaaGGTCATTTGAAACGGAAACGACCTATCAAAGATAGAATAGGGAACAGATTGGAAATGAACTACAAAGGTCGATATGAGATTACAGAAGAGGATTCTGAAGAAAAAGTAGCAGATGAAATTTCATTCAG GCTTCAGGAACCAAAGAAAGATCTGATAGCCCGAGTAGTAagaataattgggaaaaaaaaagcaattgaacTTCTGATGGAAACTGCAGAAGTTGAACAAAATGGTGGACTTTTAATAATG AATGGTAGCAGAAGAAGAACACCAGGTGGAGTTTATCTGAATCTTCTGAAAAACACACCAAGCATCACTGAGGGGCAAATTAAG gaaattttcCATGTTGAAAACCAAAAGgaatctgaaaataaaaaagcTGCTAAGAAAAGGAGAATACAAGTCTTGGGGAAAAAGATGAAGCAAGCTATTAAAGGTCTTAATCTTCAAGAATATGATGATGCATCTCGAGAAACTTTTGCAAGTGACACAAATGAGGCATTGGCTTCTCTGGAAGATTCCCAGGAAggacagggagaaagaaaattagattcATATGAAACCTTTGAAATTGATCATTCTCTTGATTTGGACGTCTTTTAA
- the PHAX gene encoding phosphorylated adapter RNA export protein isoform X2 produces MALEVRGMEDGELSDSDSDMTDTKVPDGNISFRPFQSGIADSPVTHYRTIKGVESSEESFSDSDDDSCLWKRKRQKCFNPLPKPEPFQFGQNNQKPHILGGKKINNIWGAVLQEQSQDAVANELGILGMEGTIDKSRQSETYNYLLAKKLMRESQQQTGKLDKELDEYMHDVKKASPNEEENGQGHLKRKRPIKDRIGNRLEMNYKGRYEITEEDSEEKVADEISFRLQEPKKDLIARVVRIIGKKKAIELLMETAEVEQNGGLLIMNGSRRRTPGGVYLNLLKNTPSITEGQIKEIFHVENQKESENKKAAKKRRIQVLGKKMKQAIKGLNLQEYDDASRETFASDTNEALASLEDSQEGQGERKLDSYETFEIDHSLDLDVF; encoded by the exons ATGGCGCTCGAGGTTCGGGGGATGGAAGACGGTGAGCTCTCCGACTCGGATTCTGACATGACGGACACG AAAGTACCAGATGGCAATATTTCATTCAGGCCTTTCCAGAGTGGCATTGCAGACTCTCCGGTAACGCATTATCGAACTATTAAGGGTGTAGAATCAAGTGAGGAAAGCTTTTCTGATTCAGATGATGACAGCTGTCTTTGGAAACGAAAGAGACAGAAATGTTTTAATCCTCTTCCTAAACCAGAGCCTTTTCAGTTTGGACAGAACAATCAGAAACCGCATATTCTGGGAGGGAAGAAGATCAACAACATATGGGGTGCAGTGCTACAGGAACAGAGTCAAGATGCAGTGGCTAATGAACTTGGTATACTTGGAATGGAGGGGACCATTGACAAAAGCAGACAGTCAGAGACTTATAATTATTTGCTGGCTAAGAAGTTAATGAGGGAATCACAACAGCAAACTGGAAAATTAGACAAAGAGTTAGATGAATATATGCATGATGTTAAAAAAGCCAGtccaaatgaagaagaaaatggacaaGGTCATTTGAAACGGAAACGACCTATCAAAGATAGAATAGGGAACAGATTGGAAATGAACTACAAAGGTCGATATGAGATTACAGAAGAGGATTCTGAAGAAAAAGTAGCAGATGAAATTTCATTCAG GCTTCAGGAACCAAAGAAAGATCTGATAGCCCGAGTAGTAagaataattgggaaaaaaaaagcaattgaacTTCTGATGGAAACTGCAGAAGTTGAACAAAATGGTGGACTTTTAATAATG AATGGTAGCAGAAGAAGAACACCAGGTGGAGTTTATCTGAATCTTCTGAAAAACACACCAAGCATCACTGAGGGGCAAATTAAG gaaattttcCATGTTGAAAACCAAAAGgaatctgaaaataaaaaagcTGCTAAGAAAAGGAGAATACAAGTCTTGGGGAAAAAGATGAAGCAAGCTATTAAAGGTCTTAATCTTCAAGAATATGATGATGCATCTCGAGAAACTTTTGCAAGTGACACAAATGAGGCATTGGCTTCTCTGGAAGATTCCCAGGAAggacagggagaaagaaaattagattcATATGAAACCTTTGAAATTGATCATTCTCTTGATTTGGACGTCTTTTAA